The DNA region TATCAAGAACGCAGTGTTAAATTTGTATACTCTTGGAGCATAATGCCAATCACTTGTTGCATAGATGATTGGATGGGATTCCGCAGATGTGACCTTTATGTTTTGTGCTCTTGCGATCTAGTTCTTGTATACTGGGGATTTTCCGCTTTTTGTTTATGTATGATAAAATCTAAGTACAAATAAAAAAGTGAAGCATACTTGATGTTTGTTTGGTTTCAAACATACTTCTTTGTTGCATTTCATCTGTGTGCAATTGAGAGTGCGCTATACCTTATGAGGTTATCAtcttataattttgtataatggAGCTTAAATTGGTGTCTTCTCTCAGATATAACACAATATATATGCCTGctgattttctttctttcagttttagtttttCATCTTTGTaatactttttccttttttgaatAACCATGGTGTCCGGGCCAGATTGCGTGCGCCTCAAATAATTCATCTCTCTAATACTTCTAACTTCCACAGATTCAACTTTTCGCTTTCTGCTTGAGCAATGGAAGGAACAACTTCCGCAAGGATTCCTGCTCAAAGAAGCTGTTATAGACCAGCCATTTGAGGAAGATGCTTGCTATTGCCACTTCAATTTTGTTAAGAATGAAGCTGAGAGTACTGGTTCAGACATAAACTTGAAATACCAATGGTTTATAGGAGAGAGAACTCCATCAAACTTCAGAGAAATACATGGTGCAACGAGGGAGGTAATAGTTTTCTGCTGCTCTATTTAAGGTTCTGTGTTTCTCTATAATGAGACATCATTATATGATTTTAGCTTCTTATGATCAGTTCTATTGGCCAAAGCATGAAGACATCGGTAGAATTTTGAAAGTAGAGTGTACCCCGAAGCTGGGAGAGACAGAATACTCCACTATTTTTGCAATATCTTCTCCAGTTTCACCtggtatgctatttttttttttgtatatatgaaATAGCAAAATAATAATGAAGTGACTTATCAGAAAAGTAGTTAATGTTGAAATGACACTATAATCATTTTGGAAAGGAAATGGTTTTATCTTTGGGTCTGAGACTGGGAATACTTGAAATGCAAATATATGTTTGAGGAATTTTATTTCAGTTTCTAAATTTGCAAACATATTCGCTTGCTAATTTATGCTATGTCCAATCTGACCTGGGAAGATTGTTGCTTGGGTAATGTTAGTGAGAATCAAACAGGGATTACTGAAAATCCTGCTAGACCACATGCTTTTTATCTACTCTGGTCCAACTAACACGACTAGGGGCTGCTAAGGTGCTACATTTTGCATGTGTCTTTGTAGTTAAACTTAAACCCCAGAAAAGGACGACAAGAGAAGAAACCAAAAACATCCGATTTGATAGATTTTGAAGCACTTGTCAACTGCAACTACTTGTCAGAAGAAAATGTGCGTTTTTCATATCATTAATAACCAAGTCAAGCCTCTCAATGCAAAGGGATAAAGTTCTGAATTCTTTTTGATAATTATAACTAACAGTTCAGAAATAAAGctgaaattttaaaatagcTAGGGAAAATATATCCAATCCTGTGCTGATGTATTAAGAAAGATGCATGATCTGTTGCCTCTATCATCTTCAATGGCTGGTTTTGTGCTGAAGTCCTTTTACTTGCGTGTTTTACTGTTAGTTAACTGTCCCTTGCTTTTCTATGGGCTGTCAGTTATATCATCTTTTGTTCTCtttcttgttccttttttcattttctattttttggtaAAGGAACTGGACATCCGAAAGTATTGAAGATTGAAGTATGTGGGGATTTATTAGAAGGAAATATAATCCGAGGCCACACAGAAATTGCATGGTGCGGTGGAACCCCAGGGAAAAGCATTTCTAGGTGAGATGATCATCGTAAATTGCAGTTATAGCACCTCGTCAGATTTTTAAGCTTCTAAGTTTAACCAAAACTTGTCCACCATTGACATGAAGGAGTAACTATCTGGCTTAACCATTTTCAGTTGGTTAAGGAAAAGATGGAACAGCAGTCCAGTGGTCATTGCTGGTGCTGAAGAAGAGGAATATCAGTTGACCCTTGATGATGTTGATTCCTGTTTGGTATTTATGTATACCCCTATGACAGAGGAAGGTGCCAAAGGAGAACCTCAATATGCTATAACAGATTATGTGAAAGCAGGTATAGAGTTGCAATTCGTTTGTTATTGGGTCATTAGACTCCAAAAAGGCTGCAATATGACTGACAATTGTTTAATATGGACGAACATGCCCATTCCTCGATAAGAAAAAGTTGAAGTTCAGCcataaaatatagaatatgctttacttttatgtcATTGATATTTGAGCTTCTCAATGACATTCTACATAGAGGTTTATGCATGTTAAGATGGTAGCTTGATGGGCGAAATAACTTCCTCTTAATATGGAGATATATCATTATAGCGCAGCTTCtaaattaagaggaaaaagatGCAGCAGCTTCAGAATTTGACATCACCTATTTTTTTGAGCTCATTTTGAGCCATCTTCCAAAGCAGTCTATCTTGAACTAGTTTCATTGGTAACTACCTGATGGTTGGATGATCACTAAGTTATACTTTTCTGTTAACAGCTCCCCCATCAGTGAGTGATGTACAAATTTCAGGAGATGTCGTGGAAGGCAATACCATAAAAGGAGTTGGGAAATATTTTGGAGGAAGAGAAGGACCCAGCAAGTTCGACTGGTTGCGTGAAGATAAGGATACTGGGTAAGTTGTCTTGTTCTCTTCTCAGATCGTCGAGTGTATCAATTGGTTAAAAATTAGTTTTAGCAAATTTTAGTTCTTCGGAAATAGATTATTGCATTTTGGAACTTTTTGGATTGTTAACGCCTCTTGTCTATTAGGTGGAAATAACtatcttgctttctttcttctGGGATATGAACACACTAAGATTATTGATTTATATTGGTCATTCCTTGGTATCAATCAAACTTAGCTAAAGATAGGACATTAAGGAAGAAAAATAAGTGATATCTACTCGTTGGGGATAGGTTTAAGACTTGTTAGAGGACTCATGGTATCAAACCAAACTTTATTAGTCCTATTCCCACACAAGTAAGTTCACATTAATCAAACCACAAATCAGGTTTATGCGTGCAGGGTGGTTGAGTTATATATGTCCCGCTCCCGCATAAGTTTTATAGGCGCTTCCAAAGGGGTTTATATAAAAGTTCTTGTGTCACCCAACCATTTCCTTATGGTTTGAGTTAGATGCTCAACATATTTCACAAAGATTAATAGTATTTACTAGCATACCTGCCAGATAATCTTCTAATGAGTCCACAACCTATAATTAAACAACATCCATTTAACTGTGACACACTTGCATGTACCAAGCTTTTAAATTGCTCTAGCCTGCCCAATTGTGAATAGTTAATGGAAGTGATTACAGCCTCTCGGCGACTCACATTGAAGAAGCAATTGCAACGATTCATTCTTTTGAAGCCAAGTAGGCATTACCCTAACTCCCTAAGGTGGTTTGTATATTTTCGGATGTGGCTAGAATGAACAGATCACCAATCTTGACTCAACCTTAAAAACTTTCTGGCTTGTTTTTCGATGTAGTATACTTTCTTTatgatgaattatttttgtcaGAATCTCACATGACTTAAGTGTATGCGCTATAGTCTCCATATCCCGTCTTGGACATCTTACCatttgagctagcttttggggtgaGTTAGGCTTAATATCCGTTTTCTTAACATGGTGTCAAAGCAAGCAGAGGTTCAGGGTTCAATTCTCACTGCCAACCTTGATCTTTTCCCTTTAGAAGGCTTTTCGATGCGTTTGACCCATGATCAAGAATCAAGCCTACACATGATGGAGTTTGTTGAAGTCATTAATTAGGAAACAGAAGTCTGTTTGTATCTAGTAGTTTAAGCTTTTAGACGAGGTAATCATACACATACCAAAATACTGCCCATGTGGGTTGATGTCCGCTTTGTTTCCTGACTGATCTTGTTTGACAAGTCTTTTAACTTGCCTTACACCCTTTTCTTTGGCTTGGGGTGTGGAGACAGGGAATTCGTGCTGGTATCATCTGGTACAAATGAATATATGTTGACAAAAGAGGATGTTGGCTGTTGCTTGGCTTTTGCTTATGTACCCGTGAATTTTGAAGGTCTGATATTTTGTAATTTAGTACCTCACTTTTACAGTCCATGAGTGTTGTAACATATGACTGTGCTTTGCAGGACAGGAAGGGAAATCTGTATCGATTGTGTCGCAGAAAGTCAAGCAAGGTTTGTTATTCCAATGTTTCATAAGTTAGCACCCTGAGGTTGTTTCATGGAGTGAATCTTCTGTTATGGGAAGAGATCACATTGAGATAGGATGAGTTGGTGAATTGCTCAATGCTTAATGGGATGTTTAGGTGTATCAGTCATAGTTttcttataaggttaatgattgtATTGTTTAATAATGGAAAAATCTCCTGTATAAGAGAAGTATACCCAAAGTAAGAATATAATAAAGCATGATATGGAGATTTTAAATTATACCTCAGACAACTGACATAAGTTGTGTGAgataaacttattttcttgaCAAGTGGCCCTTTGTGGGTCCACCTTAAAAGATAACTCTCACTCTCTTTCTACTCTCCTCATCCTGCTGCTCGTGCTACCTCTATTGTCTTGTTCAGGTCTTTCCAGCTCCTACCTCCTCCCACAGCGCCATATGCTGCATAAGTTTGCTGAAGCCTAATAATACAAGTCATACATAATAGAACAAATTGACAAATTGCACATACATGTTATGGCCTGTATTTTTATGTGACTTCTCAAATTGTGATATAATTTCGGCTATAAGTTATCAGTATTCTGCATAGTGAAACAATCTCGGTTTGTGGATCTTATTGCTTTTTTAATCTAAATTTCCCAGCTCCTCCTAAAGTGACAAATGTAAAGATAATTGGTGAACTAAAGGAGGGCAGTAAAATAACGGTAACTGGTATCGTTACCGGAGGAACTGAAGGAGCCAGCAGAGTTCAATGGTTTAAAACAAGTTCATCAACATTCGAGAGTGAGAGCTGTCTTGATGCATTAAGTACATCCAAAATTGCAAAGGTAATAGATGTTTAAGTTAAGCTTTTAAATATCAGTTCCTCCGTGTGATGCATCAAATCAAGAACCATTATTTAATCATAAAAAAGGATGCAAGAAATCAGTAAATGTCTGTTTTCTTCAGGCATTCCGCATACCTTTAGGAGCTGTTGGCTACTATATTGTTGCAAAATTTACTCCAATGACTCCAGATGGCGAAACTGGTGAACCAGTCTATGCCATTGCTGAAAGAGCTGCAGAGAGTAATTATAATGCATTAAAATTTCATTTGTTACTTGAGTTCTTAATTTTGAATAGTCAATGAACATAGATGTTTTTTTGCAGCTCTTCCACCCAGCCTTAACTTTTTATCTCTGACTGGTGATTACACCGAAGGTGGAATGATGACCGCATCTTATGGTTATATTGGGGGTCATGAGGGAAAAAGTATTTACAATTGGTATCTTCACGAGGTAGAGCGCTGTCTTCTTGTCTTCAGCATTACTGTAGGCTGTATTCTCTAGATTCCTTTTCAGAGTTATAGCCAGACTGCAAGAGAAAATAACAGATCATGTTTATACCTACTCACTCGGATTGGTATGTTATAAGGCACCAAATGATGGATGGTGCTGAAATGAGAAGTGAGAATAAGTGAGAATATTCTCAGGAGCAGAGTATCCTGTACTCAGTTCAAATGAACTCCGAATATAGGAGCTTCAGGATTTCATCAAATTCAAGTATCAAATGAGAAAGTAAAATTTGGATGTTTATCTATTACAGTTATCGATTCGCTTTGTCTAAACATGCTATGATTCTCAACTTCCATAAGGAAACAGaatgaaaagcaaaaaagaaaaacaacaaacagAACTACAGAAGGGAAGAAACATTTGCACTAACTTACCATATGAGGGATGCAGAGTGCTGAGAATATAAAGTAAAAGCAAAATGAATTCTATTGTTGCTTTCGTACGCTACTGATACAAAGTCTATTTGAATCATATTCTATGAAAGCATATACTTCATAATTTATGTTGCTGTAATGAAAATATACTTCTTAATGTTTCAACAAAGTGACTATAATGAAGAAAAGATCatttttgttttctctcttcttgaaGAACTCTTAATACATAATTTCTTTGTGTGGGTCATCATTAAATTTTAGTTACTGAGTTTGTACGTGTGTCATGGACTAGTTCGTTGGTTTTACACAAATTCAAAGCTGGAGGAAAGAGATTGTCTTTGTGAATACCGGGAGCTCATCCATGCTTATGATAGTTTCTCAGTTTTAAGGTAGTTATGGGGATAACATTGTAACTGGCTAGCTAGCAGTTCCTAGATTGCAtgatagtttttattttaacaTTTTCTTTGAAAACTTAATATGACATTCTTTAAGTGTTGTTTTTAGCTATCAATGATGGGTTCCTTTGCTGCAGGTTGAAAATGACTCAGGTGCTATTATACCCGAGTTTTCAGGTCTTCTTCAATATCGTATTACCAAAGATGCAATTGGTAAATTCATATCTTTCAAATGCACCCCAGTTCGTGATGATGGGACAGTGGGTGAGCCAAGAACTTGTATGGGACAGGAACGTGTTCGCCCAGGTAACGATACATTTTCACATGTTGGGATCGATTTGAAGAATTGTTAAAATTTGTAGACTTCTGTGGATATTCTGGCAGCATACATTATTCTTAGTGCTTACAGATGGTCTCGGAGCTTGCTGCAGACCTggattttaatatattttctttttaacaaaATTCCTCGAGTAAGCATAAGCCTAGCTATGttccctatattttttaatcGTTTAGAACTAATGCACATTACTTCCTGGGTGCAAGAAATTTTAATTTACTGTGTTTATCACAAAAAACATACTAGTTTTATAGGTTTTAAGTAAAACAATTTCAGATTGTGATGAAGGGTACTTCTAACCTTCTTGGAAAAGAGGGACCTGAGTTTCTCTTAAAACATGCTAATGAACATGTCCATCTGTCATGCTCGTGGGGTTTATTAATCATTTGTTACTTAACTGGTATCTGATGAAACTCAGGTTCCCCTGTTATCAACTGGTTTCAGGAAGAGGGCTAGAAAGCTTCTGTTGCAAATGCATAGCAAAGTCTgtatcccccttttttttttttttgatgaagagcAAAGTCTGTATCCCCTTTTCAAAGCCTTATTGCATTTTTTCATTTCCAACAAGCACGACAAACATTTAATTACTCTGACACTGTTCAAGGTTCACAAGAGCTATATTGTTGCATAAATCTTATGGTGCTTTTTGATGGACTTTGATTTCATTTATTAGTTGTCACCTAATATTTTCTTATTGTGTTgctcaaaaaaatttcttattGTGTTCTTGCATGGTCTAGGAACCCCAAGATTGCTTTCTCTACGAATTGCCGGAACTGCAGTTGAAGGCACCACACTAAGCGTTGAGAAGAAATACTGGGGTGGTGAAGAGGGAGATTCAGTTTACCGCTGGTTCCGGGTACTTCAATGTGTCTTTAAATGTTTAATTCTCTTTACAAGCAAATAAGCTGAGATCTCTATGCTTCCTCTAAGGCCCAAAAGTGTCCCAAATATTACTTCTGTTGTCTGATAAAGTGATggattgaaattttgaatttttctttgctAACTAGTATGAATATTACTGTACAGACTAGTTCAAATGGAACAAACATAGAAGTCAATGATGCAATGACTCCCTCATACAAGCTCTCCATTGATGATATTGGATTTTTTATATCAGTGTCCTGTGAACCTGTTCGAAATGATTGGGCTCGTGGTCCTATTGTTCTCTCGGAACAAGTTGGACCTATTGTTCCAGGTATTACCAAATGAATCTCTGCATATGAATAGGTTGACGTGAATTATTATTAGTTTCTCAACTTCTGATTTGGTTGATCAAAACTTAATAAGATCACTTTTTTTTCTGTATAACAAGATTATTTTCAgtttgggagttatctaggacAGACACGCTACCATGCTTATTACCTTTTGTTAAGTTCAAaatgatatatgatttatatCTAAAAACCTTTACTGCAGGGCCACCGACTTGCCATTCACTTGAATTTCAAGGATCTTTGGTTGAAGGAGAACGTGTGAGCTTCATTGCGTCTTATAGTGGAGGGTACAGTTACATATTAAAATTATCCATCTAGAACTTGAGTTTCTAAATTCATTGTAGTTTGGTCTGTAGTTGAACGTGTTCATGTGCAGGGAAAAGGGAGAATGCCTACATGAATGGTTTAGAGTAGATCGTGATGGTCTCAAAGACAAAATAAGCTGTGATGGTAGGACATATAttgtcatattttattataagGGTGCAAAAACTTGTCAGAGTAACTCAGTTTTATTGACAGAGTTTCTGGATTTGACTCTTGAGGATGTCGGTAAATGCGTAGAGCTTATTTATACACCTATCCGCAAAGATGCATTAAAAGGAAGCTGTAGGAGCATATTATCTTGCCCAATAGCTCCTGGTATGTTGTTTGCTAATCTTTTGGCAGAAAAGGCACTTTCTGTGCCAATCATGTTTGTATCATAATGAGAAATTGATTAATAGTATCACATTTTTCTATACAACACTTGGGTATGGAAGTGCGTGGAAAAATAATCAAAGACATCAGTCTTGGTGCTAACAAAATGGAAAAGTGTACTCCGTTGTTCAGGTTTTGATGCATGTCTTTGTTCTACTATTTAGATCACAGGTCTACTTCCATGGCCGTTCTGCCACTAAGGACTTAACAATAATTTTAGTCAAGTTCTTTAGACATTTGAATTGTGCTTCTTTTTGTTCTCTGCAACCAATCACATGAATTCTCTTCTGGTAAAGCCCGAGCAGGGTCTTTCTGACCAAATAACATATCCTTGATTAGTCATGATCCCGGAATGATATTAGCAGATTGGCTAGAATATAACCTTTAACTGCCTTTTATTTTCACGAAGTTTTAACAGCTGACCAGACGTTTTTTTGCTGTGTCTTCCATGCGGTTAACCTCCATAAATACAATGTTTGACTTTGCGCCTTTTCTTCTGCTGTTAAATTCATTCATATGAAGTCCTTGTACCTGATATTGACCTTGCATTGAGATAGGGGACCCAATTGGTATTGAACTGTCAATTCCTGAATGCTGCGAGGGCGAGACAATAGTTCCCAAGCAGAGATATTTTGGAGGACAAGAAGGTGATGGTGAATATGTTTGGTATAGAAGTAAGAATAAGCTTCATGAATCTGCTCTGCTGAACTTGCCTAGCGCTATAGAGGATGTACATATTTGTGGAAGGACTTTGTAAGTCTTCTTAAGAgtaataattaataactttcccTACTTGTTGAAAGAAACTGAAAAGGACACATCTCAAGTTTGGTTATCGTGCTAGTAATCCTTTTTGAATATGTATTTACCAGAACATATAAGCCATCACTTGAAGATGTGGGAGCATATTTGTCATTATATTGGCTGCCAATTCGCATTGATGGCAAAACTGGGAACCCTGTAGCATCAGTTTACGAGTCTCCAGTCTCCCCAGGTAGACCTTGGTTTATATGAATGGTATATTGTAGGCTTGACTCCTCATAAGATGTGTCAAGTTCTGAATTAATAACATTTTCCCTTTCTGGAAGGATTGTGCTTGCTATTGGTTTAATGGTGCTTGATACTCTCTCCATTTCATTTAATATGCCTATGGTTTACTAGTctcgaaatttaagaaagaaagacttttctGCCACATACCAAAAGTACTCATAGAACTTGTAGTCCTAAACCTACCATTACATTTCTATGCTATAAAAGCATGTCAATAAGGGTAATATATAAGGTGTCATTCTTTtctaaacaaactaaaaaggaaagagtgccatataaaatgaaacataGGGAGTATTTGCTTATTTTAAAGTTTTACTGAACATGTCTTGTGAAATATGTGGCAGCTTTTCCATTAGTTTCTAATGTTCGTGCAAAGGAGCTCTCATCCAGTATTTACCTTGGGGAAGGAGAGTATTTCGGTGGTCATGAAGGATCAAGCTTGTTTAGCTGGTACAGAGAAACTGATGAGGGAACAATCACTATCATCAGTGGAGCATGCTCTAAAACTTATGAAGTTGTAGATGAAGATTACAATTGTCGTTTGCTTTTCGGGTAACAACTTCTCTAACTTTTTTTGGCTGGCTTTTGAAGTGTTTTGTTGTGAGATACAAGAGCATAGTAGTTGATGCTTATATACGCATATAATTCCTTGTCATATGCCGGGGTGTTTCTTCTGTTGTTTCTTGaataatcttgttaaagaaaaaataaaaataaataaatgacaaATGGAAAAACTTTAAAGAAGAGGTGCGtagtcttttttttctttttctttctaaagcATGTTACCGAAATTTGCAGATATATGCCAGTTCGTTCAGATTCAGTCATTGGAGAACTTAGGTTGTCCGAGCCAACTCATTTGATTTTCCCAGGTATTTGTCTGATCATAGCATCTGATATAACGTAGTCGTCTGTTGTGTGCCATCATGCGAAGGTCCTTATGAACGGGTTGGTTTTGTACTTAGATCTTCCTTTTGTCCTTTTCTTCATCCATGGCTGATTCTTTGTCtttgtttacttttcctttcttttatttttttttccaattccttttttccccttctttcaCTACAGAGTGATGAAACctgaatttcctttttctttttcctttttacaagCACAAAGACACTAGCCACCAAGGGAGGATGTCTAAAGGCTAGAGCCGTAGAGCAAAAAATCCATTTAACTTGCAAAGTCTAGCTGTGCACAAGTTAGTCATATTTGTTGTTTTGgggaaaatataaaaaactCTTCGAAGATAACTGTGAATAGTATGAGGTAACAATTGGCaagaccatataaggagacaCCAATCATTCCCTCAACCAACGTGGGACAATTTAACAGAAAAAACGAGTTTCTCAATCTTCTACTACAATTCCAACAGTCCCAACGTTCTATATCAGTCAAATGATCAGCTCAGCAAAATATCCCTCGGTGGTTCTGCTTCTCTGGAGAGCATGCTTCATTTAGAATGTTTCCATGCACTATATAGACTACTGTCTTTCCAATGCTTGTGAAAGATTTCAAGGTAATCTTCTGACCGTAACACTACATCCACAGATATTCCAAGAATTGAGACGCTGGCTCTTACTGGGAAGGCTGTTGAAGGAGACATACTAACTGCTATTGAAGTCATTCCAAAGAGTGAAATTCAAGAGCGTGTATGGACAAAGTATAAGAAGGACATCAAATATACTTGGTACTTCTCTGTTCTCATCATCTGGATATGCTGGGGTCAACTGTTTTTCGTTAATAGCTGATTATTCTTTACtagacattattttgtgtcaAGTTAGATCAACAAAGCTAATATGGAGATGATTTCTGTTACCACACTTGCtactttttctattttcaaaacaaagaaaCGAAAAGCTGCTCATATTTCGTGACTGATATTGGTTCAATATCTGGATCTCAGGAAATAGTTTTTGGGCAAGTTGTTAAATATCTTGCTTTAAAACTGAGATATACGGAAGCCCAGATAGTTGGTGTTATCTTGATATGATTTACTTGACACTCTATGTATAATTTACTGCATCCAAGATTGCAAACTGCTATTTCATCTAGCATAATCCAAAAATGCAGTGCTTCTGAAGGTTCTATTGTAGAGTATATTGAGAAACTTCTGATATTTTATTGGCTGCTGCAGGTTCATTTCGACTGAAACAGGAAATAATAAGTCCTTTGAGCCATTACCATCACAACGTTCTTGCTCATACAGGTTACGATTTGAGGACATAGGTCGCTCTCTCAGATGTGAATGCATTGTGTCTGATGTTTTTGGAAGGTCAAGTGATCCAGTGTATGCCGAAACTCCTTCAGTTTCACCAGGTCTTCTTGCTTTAAATTCTAATTTAGTTTCCTCTTGTAGATACTTAAAGACAACCATAAATGTTGGATGGGTAAAACATACTTGATTAATGCCGTGTGTGGAGTGATCCTGTACTGACATACCTCTCTTGACATGAATTTTTAGCAGattgtattttggttgtctGTGTTTGGaacttcttcctttctttctttctttcttttattcttaaTTTTGGTTGTGGTCGGTGTTTTTATCAGCTGTATGCTCAAAAAAGTTAGGTCACTCATTGTCACAATGTATTGGGTCACTCATTGTCGCAATGTATTGTCTTTGGTTAGTTTTGAGAAGAGGAAAAGTGGGCAAGTAAAAGTGGAAGGTCACCCTTTCAGCCCCCAGTGATTTAGACAGAAAGGAGGAAGTATATGTTCTTCTTTAACTTCCTTCCCGctccaaaaaaacaaaagaaaatgatcTATGCTTTATCCAACAGATGCAAGGAAATCAACTAGTTGCTCTATTTTTTTACCCTT from Lycium ferocissimum isolate CSIRO_LF1 chromosome 2, AGI_CSIRO_Lferr_CH_V1, whole genome shotgun sequence includes:
- the LOC132042249 gene encoding 187-kDa microtubule-associated protein AIR9, whose protein sequence is MDEPVLKPNEDSVEDSHSPEIIEKQPLPQDFVEQPQSSESPKQLSAESVKKSRTVRPTQNGATKAGTVKRRTGITNGTDSSPRGVKPSLTKSTVSGTSRLSGTAPVTRRSSTGGLPEKQPITVTKRPSGSVGSGTAKKTSSLATDPMRRSLPEMRKSTLPSTNGRITTRSSISETRRSVPISPLAKTPRSSISSDASKQESVKKTSAKLSSPSLSSSRRSASTSLDSTASSVSTRKLTAKLSSPAARSPSVSTGSKGGSLSKVLDRSATSSSRKKGGTTESRDSRLIMLPQVEIKAGDDVRLDLRGHRIRSLNSGGLNLSPNLEFVYLRDNLLSVLDGIEILTRVKVLDLSFNDFKGPGFEPLENCKALQQLYLAGNQITSLISLPELPNLEFLSVAQNKLKSLSMASQPRLQVLAASKNKISTLKGFPYLPSLEHLRVEENPILKMPHLEAASILLVGPTLKKFNDRDLSREEVALAKRYPSHTPVCIRGGWEFCRPEQAVDSTFRFLLEQWKEQLPQGFLLKEAVIDQPFEEDACYCHFNFVKNEAESTGSDINLKYQWFIGERTPSNFREIHGATREFYWPKHEDIGRILKVECTPKLGETEYSTIFAISSPVSPGTGHPKVLKIEVCGDLLEGNIIRGHTEIAWCGGTPGKSISSWLRKRWNSSPVVIAGAEEEEYQLTLDDVDSCLVFMYTPMTEEGAKGEPQYAITDYVKAAPPSVSDVQISGDVVEGNTIKGVGKYFGGREGPSKFDWLREDKDTGEFVLVSSGTNEYMLTKEDVGCCLAFAYVPVNFEGQEGKSVSIVSQKVKQAPPKVTNVKIIGELKEGSKITVTGIVTGGTEGASRVQWFKTSSSTFESESCLDALSTSKIAKAFRIPLGAVGYYIVAKFTPMTPDGETGEPVYAIAERAAETLPPSLNFLSLTGDYTEGGMMTASYGYIGGHEGKSIYNWYLHEVENDSGAIIPEFSGLLQYRITKDAIGKFISFKCTPVRDDGTVGEPRTCMGQERVRPGTPRLLSLRIAGTAVEGTTLSVEKKYWGGEEGDSVYRWFRTSSNGTNIEVNDAMTPSYKLSIDDIGFFISVSCEPVRNDWARGPIVLSEQVGPIVPGPPTCHSLEFQGSLVEGERVSFIASYSGGEKGECLHEWFRVDRDGLKDKISCDEFLDLTLEDVGKCVELIYTPIRKDALKGSCRSILSCPIAPGDPIGIELSIPECCEGETIVPKQRYFGGQEGDGEYVWYRSKNKLHESALLNLPSAIEDVHICGRTLTYKPSLEDVGAYLSLYWLPIRIDGKTGNPVASVYESPVSPAFPLVSNVRAKELSSSIYLGEGEYFGGHEGSSLFSWYRETDEGTITIISGACSKTYEVVDEDYNCRLLFGYMPVRSDSVIGELRLSEPTHLIFPDIPRIETLALTGKAVEGDILTAIEVIPKSEIQERVWTKYKKDIKYTWFISTETGNNKSFEPLPSQRSCSYRLRFEDIGRSLRCECIVSDVFGRSSDPVYAETPSVSPGIPRMDKLEIEGRGFHTNLYAVCGVYSGGKEGKSKIQWLRSMVGSPDLISIPGETGRMYEANVDDVGYRLVVIYTPVREDGVEGHPVSASTDPIAVEPDVLKEVKQKLETGSVKFEALCDKDQSAKKVPGMGNLERRILEVNRKRVKVVKPGSKTSFPATEVRGTYAPPFHVELFRNDQHRLRIVVDSDNEVDLLVQTRHLRDIVVLVVRGLAQRFNSTSLNSLLKIET